The Drosophila sulfurigaster albostrigata strain 15112-1811.04 chromosome 3, ASM2355843v2, whole genome shotgun sequence genomic sequence taattttatgGATATGAGATGTCCTCTGCTGGTGAGattactataaaaaaatatagtattacaatttaaattaagctgTATTTCTATTTCTCATATAGGGGCCAGCCATAATACACGGTTTTTATCTCAGATCTGAATTTCTTCGAGTCCCGTTGCCAACGGGtgactatttattatttatggaaTGGCATTTCAACAAAAAGCTTTCAGCTCATACAAATATATCTTATCAATTTATCGACGATTTCAACCCTATGGATGCCGAGAAGAGCCTTCCTCGGATCTAGTCGAGATGcactattattaaaaaaaaatttaatatacaaaagttgcttgaattttttgtttgggttTTAGATGGCTCACCGCCGTCAACTGGACTAGGCTCAGTCAGTTTAGGTGTTGAAACTATTGTTGTAAACACATTTAGCTTTCAATAACTTTCAATTTATACatgtatagtatgtacatatatacatatgttatccACACATtagtaatttatataatttattaaaagaagCAATATATACGTAAAATGTTGACATAACTGATTATGAACGACCGAAATATCCACCTATTTGAAGACCAATCAAATATGAGAAAATATAATCAACTATTTGGATCATTAGTTATTAGTTGAGTCTTCAGCTAAGTTAATTTAGGATTCTGTCTGATAAACTCATACtatctttatatttatgttattaaaatttgttctctgatcacaataaatttaacttCAATTACATTAATAAACGCACATAAATTAAGGtcaaaaactattaaaaactattaacatatttaaatatgttcaaTAGTTTAACAAAACAGTTAAATTCTTTATAAGCTCTATTCAATTATGTCATCAATTGGAGTGTAATTATGCAActtatattacaattattgaaGCATGACAAGCTCAGAGTATAAAAATGGATCATGTATCAtaggaatatttaaaattgtcaaGTTCTTTCATAATGCGGTTTAAATTTATAGCGATTGGGTTTCTTTGCGCAGTtcttatattgaaaatatatactagTGTGAGTGACTTTTCAagacttttaaaaaatatatacgcaaagtgaatttgtaattattgcAGAAAGCTGTGCAGCTCAAATTTACTAATGCGGTGTGTGCGACTTTTAATAAAACGTTATGGGAAATACATACGTGCAATATAAAAGCAGTAAATcgatacaaaaatacatttaacttGAACTCAACAATGCACTTTCCAATTAACGAGGAGCGAGTTAATgttcaatttttcaaaagaGCCAATGGATATAAACCTTGGCTTTATAACTTTCAAATCGATGGTTGCAAATTCCTCAGCAGACCGTATAATCcaatatttcttattatctacaagcaatttaaaaacttttccaattttatgaatatgaGGTGTCCTCTCCTGGTGagattattatatattataatccagtattataatttaaatttaactttatttctatttatcaTATAGGGACCAGCCATAATAAGCGGTTTTTATCTCAGATCTGAATTACTTCAATTGCCGGTGCCAACGGGTgactatttattatatatagcatggcattttaacaaaaaactttcagcgcatacaaatatatcttttcaatttattgaggACTTTAACACTTTGGATGACGAGAAGAGCCTTCATCGGTTATAGTCGAGATGtataactattattaaataattttaaaatataaatgttgtttgaatttttaacTTTGGGTTTTAGATGGCTTACCGCCTTCAACTGGACTAGCCTCACTCAGTTTGTCAGGTGTTGAAACTATTGTGGTAAACACATTtacgttgcatactttttagcTGCATGTTTATTTGAGAACATAACTTagtaatttatacaatttatttaaagaagcAATATATATGTCATTCACAAACATATTGCAAAATGATGacataattaattatgaaCGACCGAAATATCCACCTATTTGAAGACCAATCAAATATGAGAAAATAGAATTAACTATTTGGATCATTAGTTATTAGTAGTGtgtttttagttaaattaatttcggATGCTGTCTGATAAACTTATACTATCTCTATATtgatgttattaaaatttgttctctgatcacaacaaatttaactTCAGTTACATTAATAAACGCACATAAATTAAGGTCAACAactattatttcatattaaaatatgttcaataatttaacaaaacagttaaattgttcataaacgctattcaattatttcatcAATTGGAGTGTAAACTATTACTTTTATAATTGTATAAAgcaaaaagaatattaatcAAAGTTACATCGATGttaaacgaaattaaaatcattttaaaccATTTTTTAGAATGCAAAACGACCAGCCAGagaatagaaatatatttaataagaaaaatatccCCTCtcgttttaaaaaataatatttaaatttaaaaataaaataagctaACAACTTCTAATAATTTCTggtaaattttatgttttagaTATGTTAAATGCCAAGGCCACTATTTTCTTTGAATGCAACTCAGTTGCGTTACACGATTACCCAGAAAATGCCATGGGATCATTAAGCCACAAACGAGATATTAACACTTGATGATTGTTGAGGTCTGTGGGTTAATTAGTAGTCAAACGCACTGAGATCGTGAGCGGATGTATTTGTGCTTTTTTCCAAGCATTTTGTGAGTGGCCTTATGATTTATGGAGCATCTGTTAAAGCGGTGCAGCGTGTGAAGCTAGCACCTAAGGGGCCGCCCATCATGGCGGTGTCTACTTTTATGGCTTACCAAGAGTACTGAAGTATTTTAATGGGAATGCAATTCTTAGCTTACCTGcaagtgaaaagaaaatgaaaatagtatatattaagTGAAAAAATATCAGTATGAATATGTATAGAGTATTTCCGATGGGGTTGTCTTAACGTTatcaaaaaatcaatttggctAATTGCAAGCATAATGGCCTCGTTTGTCGACACATTTCAACAGACACCCATCGAGGGAGGGACGGAAATGTGCAGACAACTTTTTGACACGCAAAGTTGCTTTGGTGGGAGCGTTTATTagccaaataaaataaccCCCAAAGTGTCATCAAATCAATGCAAACTAGCAGAAATCGAAGCGGGAATCGCAACCCAAAATAATAGATACAACACAGAAGCCCAAATGGGAGGCGAAACTTTTTTGTGCAACATTTGCTACAGCCATTAAAGTGCTTTGGTCGAAAATGGGAATGGAATTGGAAGTATGCTTCCCGGATAGCCTCTAAACGAGAATGGGCAATTCTGTTGCTCATAAAACGTCGTAATAATGGGAAAAGTTTGGGCCCCAGCACGCTTCTAGGACACAGGTGTGTCCTTAGGCATGAAATAGTTTTTGCTCCCCTTTGCTTTGTTCGCtaatagattttttttgtgtccgTCTCACGAAATCAATAGGCCATCCCCAAGGAGTGTGCCGAATCGCATAAATAAGTTCGATTAAAGGTGATTTATGAGTAAttatctttttaaatatagaattaaGAATCATTTTAAGAAAAGATTAATAgcataaatcaataaatacaaattgttaaaGATTAGAAATTAATAACCATtgcactttaaaaaatataaatatagaaattactCTTTATTActctaaaatttttctttggccacctaaaagtatgctacattttATGTGCAGTGTATACTTTCTTAACCCTTAAGCACACGGTACAATTTCACTTCGCTTCGCAGACATTTTTTGTGTACATgccaaaagaacaacaattcGGGACAATAAAGTCTACTCAAGTCAAATATACTCGGTGCTCTCGATGATCGATACGATGTTCTCGGCAATATCACACATTAATGTATACGTCTGCATATAGAGCGAATCTCTGTAGTATTTCTTTGCCCGCAGTTGCGTAAGCAGACACTTGTGGATATTCTCATATGTCAAGTGCAGCAGACATGGCTTTTCGACTTCCTCCGTTAAGAAGTTGGCATATTCTGATTTTAAACAGCTGCTCTCTATGGACAACATAAGTTCCTCCCATTCCTCAATACCATTGGCAATGCAGCCTCGCACATAAATTAAACGTGTGCGATTTCGGGCATTGCTATGATCAAAATTGTCAACGTGTTTATCACCACAAGATTTCATTAATTCCTGAATGTCGATTAGCTTTTGAAAGTACTCTGCACGAACCTCAGCCACAGGCAGACGCAGAATAGTCTGCCTAATAGTTTCCAAACGCAGATCCCATGCTGGAGCACGAGGTACTTTAATGCTGTTATACAACGTTCGCAGATCTTCGAGATCTTCATAGCGGTCGCAATGGTGACCCACATTCTGAGCATTGAATATCTCTCGATCATCTAGAGCTCGCTCATAGGGACACAGTAACTCCGGCGACTGGATGCTTGGAGCCAGTTTACCCTGTCGAATGGGCAATCTACTTAGCGACTGGTAATTGCACTTATCGACTACAGTCCGATGAAGACGCTCTATTTTGTTCTCATACATTGCAGATGGCACGCACTTGCcttgcaaatttatgaaaaatgttgGACGTCGTATGCAAAAGATATTTGGAAAGAGTTTCAATTCCCAACGCTGTTTGCCTAGCGATACGACACGGGGACAAAAGATGGCCTTCGCTATGTAAACTTCGCCAGGAAAAAGCATAGTTAGACTGTGATCGAATAGAAAACATCGTTCGCATTCGTTCCAAGCATATCCTGGCTTCAAACCATCATAGTTTCTTGTCCAATCACAGACCATCACTTTTTTGCCAACATTCTCCAGGCGCAGCACTTCCTTCACTTGAATTTGATACGGTTCGCATTCAAAATCGAAATACAAATCACCAACCGGAGGATAAAGTTTGGAATTCGTGCTATATATCGTGCCATTGATCTTCAGGCCCACTTTAATTTCTTCTGGAATAGGAGACAACTCAGGAGTAGCAATATTCTCTTGTCTCGAGTCTGAACTTGAAGAACTTGTTGTTACGCTACTAAGTGTTCTCAGATCTTCAGAATCAATCAGATGAAGAGGTTCTGTTTCATCGATACTAACACCATGAATGCCAACAACCTCAAGTTTATTGATATCCGGACAGTGGGGTAATACTCTCTTTATGTCCTCTTCCTTTCTTATCAATTCCTCTTCGAGTACTTTTGAGTTAAGCCACTTGTTCTTCTCGTTGGGAGCCTGTTGCCTGAATGCTCGAGCTGGCCAAaacaattcttttttaatCGATTTGGGTATTCCACTGACTTCCACATTAACTTCGCCAGTTTGTTCAGGTGTGGGCAACGTTTCCATCACTTTGGGAGCATACATACAAGTGTGTTCATTAAATACCTCCGGCAAAGTGGACGGTTCTTTCTGACTTAAAGCTGCGGGATTCATGCGAGCTGCATAATCCATCAAACGTTGAATTGTGCCTTTATCACGCTGCTCAATAGATACAGGCAGATTGAATAACATTTCGTTGGGCTTTTTGCCCGTCTTGTGCCATATTTTCTTCTGAATCTTGAGACGATCTCTAAGCACATTCTGCCAACACTTTAAGCGATCGTCCATATCCTCAGAGCCTTCAAACGCGTCAGTGATCGATACTCGAGAACTGGAGACATTTGCCACGCCTGTATTGGTGTTAAACATACCATCAACAATGCCCTCTACTAACACTTTGCCATCTCGCAATGTAACTTCTTTCAAGCTGCCAGTTTCATGGTACATTTCCATGGTGCTAGTCGACTTCATGGAGAAAGTGTTTTCCTTGGATACATTGCCCGACTTCTCGACGGTTTGCAAAAATGATATCATACGCGTGCTGTAGGGCATTTTCAagtttttctatattttttcgcttatgtgttatattttttatttacttttaacaaGTATTGGTGTGTTGTCAAAGTAattctgtgtatgtgtgtatttttttatttatacatgcTCAGTGCTTTCAATAACAGATACAATATCCTCGACAACATTGCACAGCTGTTCGTAggtgtaaatatatattgagtCTCGAAGTCGCTTTGAATATATCAGACCCTGTAACTGGCCGGTCTTCAGCATCTGGGCGCCTAGTGCCCAGATCTTTTCCTCCCACAGCTCAATGTTGTTGGCAATAACGCCAcgcacataaataaatcgtGTACGTCGACGCTCTGCTAATTTTGTTGGTTCATCGCTTAAGCTAAGAGGCAATGATCTGCCACGCAAATTGTCTAAGAGAGTCTTTAGCTCAGCGAAGAGCGCAATACGCTGTGATTGCTGCTCATTGCAACACACCAAATGAATCAGCATGCTAACGCTAAAGTCCCACGGAATGTCATATGTTTTGGGCTTGACTTGTTCAAAGAAGTCTTTGATAACACACAAGTCAGTAACACGATCACAGTGGAAGCCAACATTGCGTCGATTGAACGCCTCCCTCTCCTCGATCTCCCGAGTAAAGGGACATAATCCAGTGTCCTCATCTGGTGGAAGAGATCGAGTGAGCCTGTGCATTTCAGAGAAGCGCCTACACTTTCGAATAGGAACCTTCATCATGCTATCTATCCGTTCCATATACTCCAATGGTGGCTTGCATCTGCCATGCATATCCAAAGTAAGAGCGTAGGGATGAGCTTGGAATATTTTGGGCTTGGCTGTGAGCATCCAGCGTTGCTTAACTATGCCCACTTTAATCGGTCGAAACAACACATTAACCTTGCGAATTTCTCCCGATCGTAGCTGAAATGGTTCCGTATCAAATACAAACTCATCTCCCGTACCAGTCATAAGTGTGTCATTGTAGGCAAAGAACTGCGAGGATTTCCAGTAGAAATTAATAGGTCGCTGACCATTATTctcaataattattatagtgcgcaaaaagttttcaaagGGAGTGCAGACAAACATCTTTTCAAGTATCGGCGAATAACCTGGATCGTTTAGACTAAAATGTATGCCATTGATAATGGCTGATAACGTTGCTGTCATTGTGCCCCTATTTTGCGTAGAGTACGGAGTTGAATGTAAGCGCATTGTATTTGACGTTACACTGGATATAGTGTGCAAAGAATCACTTCCAAGTAGCATTTTGCTCCAGCAATTTCTTCCGATTACCTCCAGCTTTTTAATAACTGGAGAAGACTTTGGATAATGATCAGAGCTTACTTCTGAACTCCTAGTTCCCTCTTCACCCAGTAACTCTTGGGTGGTTCGTCTAGGTACTCCCACAATTTCTAAGCACTCCGCACAGTCAGGAGACAGAGTTCGTCTTATAGTTTGATGTTTTCGATAATCCATATTGAAGAGAATCTTTTGGGGTTGTTTGCCTATGTCCTGTGTCAGTCTTTTTTGCAGTATGCGACGTTGGCGCAACATATTTTTCCAGTACTGCAATCGTCTGTCTACAAAGCACTTTGAGGAGTGAGAAAGGGGTTGCGAGTCAACTTCCGAACCGGATTCCTCATAGTGACCACGACGCAACTGCAAGATATCGTCCACAATGTCGTTGACCAAGTCATCGCTTTTTCTTGACTCATTACCCGATTTTAGGTTGGCAGTACTTAAATTGCCATTTTGGCAATTCATAATTCGCcccaaaattatttatatttatgtgtggTCAGTCAGTCGTCGAATATTGAACtgacagaaaataaaaagcaagccataataaaagcaatacaaatgaagtaaaataaatctttaGTTATACTCGTTTTacagcaattaatttaaaattaataactatttCAATTGGGAACATCTTCGGTGCTTTCAATGACCGACACAATATTTTCGGCAATGTTGCAAAGATGCGAATAGGTTTGTATATAGAGAGCATCGCGAAAGAATTTCGAGTGACGTAGACTCTTTTGGACCTCAGCCAATACGTTATTATCCTCTTTATCCTTGCCAGCTAAAAGTGCTGCAATTTTCGCCTGTATGTCAGTATCAccctccccctcctcctcctcctcttcacCTTCTTCCAATTGATTGATAAAGTATTGCTGCATCTCCGACTTGAAGAAAGACTCCTCAATGGTTAGCATGAGATCCTCCCACTCTTCGAGGCCATTGCAAATGGCGCCACGCACATAAATCAAGCGTGTGCGATGCTTTTGCACCTCCAGTTGACCCAGAGACTCCAAGCTGGGTGCACCACCCAAAAGTGGTTCCAGCACAACCATAAAgtttgcaaacattttcttGCGCAAGTCTACGCTTTCGAGTCGCATAATCAGCATTTTAAGTGTGTCCAGTCGGAGATCCCACTGCGGTTCGCGTGGCTTCTTTAGCTGCTTATGCATGGCCTTGAACACCTCCAGATCATCGAAGCGCTGACAATTGTAGCCCGGATTTAGCGAGTTGAACAGTTCACGCTCATCCAAGGTACGTTCGTAGGCACAACAGGTCGCAGGTGGCACAATAAGCGGTGCCAGTGAAGCCTGTTCATTCATTATATTAGTCATAACTTTGGCATTCGACTTGTCGATGACTATCGCTTGCAGCTCATTCAATCGATTCATATATTCCTGTGGAGGCGTGCAGCGACCGTGGAAACGCAGCTGAAGCGATCCCTGATTGCTGCAGAAGATCTTTGGATCACTCTGCAGACGCCACAGTTCCATTGCCATGCGAACTTTGCGCGGCTGATACATCACTATTAAATTGTAGCTCTGGCCGTGTGTCAACCGGAAACTGTCCGTGTCGAAGAGGAATTCATCATCCTGGGCGAGCAGCAACGTGGGCCTATTGTAAAAGTATACGCCCTGTTGCCAGTTAAATGACAACGTTTGTTTGCCAATATTCGTTAGCTGCAGTATGTGTTTGATGCGCTTTTGAAATGGATCACATTTGAACTTGGTCATCATCTCAAAGCAGTCTGTGAATGGCTTATCTTCGACAATGTAATCCTTGCCATTGATTTTAAGTCCTATTTCGGGTATCACGGCTTCACTTGAATCCGGTTCTGTTATCTCGATTTCAGGTTTCGATATTGTTTGTGACTGTGTTTCCTGGACCTCCAAGAGCTCGTCATACTCAGAAGTTCCGACCGGATTGCTGCTACTGATTTTGAGAAGTCGATCCTCCTCAAGAAATGTGCAAGTGGGCTTTGGTGgattcttttcaattttagtGCCCTTTACCTGCAAGGTATTTAGATCGGGAAAAAACTCGAGCACACCGTGAATCTCCTCGAACTTCTGCTCGATGCGTTCCTGCAACACCTCCGATTGCATCCAGCTATTGGGCAGTTCCTCTAGCCTAGTCTTGGCGCCCATCATCTCCTTTTGTATCACACTTGGTATGCCAATAATCTCCACATCCTTCAAGTTCTCCTGTTCTGCCTTTGGCCATGTCTCAGCAATGCCATCAACGATGTTGCAGGTGTCGGGATCAATCATTTGTCCAAGCGTACTGACC encodes the following:
- the LOC133840928 gene encoding uncharacterized protein LOC133840928, with protein sequence MLPCTQISTCANSSAKITETSKPVTWAPLTYTNLFTFYPSSLQLPMLDGKAGPSITHYSGRIVDEILDDIFAERRGFFPETSSTCKVHDTIKSELHVDKRLRYWHEVLAKRQEIQKRLQIETGKSAQEMLFNRRSTFDNRNKETMVRLLDYADRMKPETLSTKPVSTLGQMIDPDTCNIVDGIAETWPKAEQENLKDVEIIGIPSVIQKEMMGAKTRLEELPNSWMQSEVLQERIEQKFEEIHGVLEFFPDLNTLQVKGTKIEKNPPKPTCTFLEEDRLLKISSSNPVGTSEYDELLEVQETQSQTISKPEIEITEPDSSEAVIPEIGLKINGKDYIVEDKPFTDCFEMMTKFKCDPFQKRIKHILQLTNIGKQTLSFNWQQGVYFYNRPTLLLAQDDEFLFDTDSFRLTHGQSYNLIVMYQPRKVRMAMELWRLQSDPKIFCSNQGSLQLRFHGRCTPPQEYMNRLNELQAIVIDKSNAKVMTNIMNEQASLAPLIVPPATCCAYERTLDERELFNSLNPGYNCQRFDDLEVFKAMHKQLKKPREPQWDLRLDTLKMLIMRLESVDLRKKMFANFMVVLEPLLGGAPSLESLGQLEVQKHRTRLIYVRGAICNGLEEWEDLMLTIEESFFKSEMQQYFINQLEEGEEEEEEGEGDTDIQAKIAALLAGKDKEDNNVLAEVQKSLRHSKFFRDALYIQTYSHLCNIAENIVSVIESTEDVPN
- the LOC133840930 gene encoding uncharacterized protein LOC133840930, producing the protein MNCQNGNLSTANLKSGNESRKSDDLVNDIVDDILQLRRGHYEESGSEVDSQPLSHSSKCFVDRRLQYWKNMLRQRRILQKRLTQDIGKQPQKILFNMDYRKHQTIRRTLSPDCAECLEIVGVPRRTTQELLGEEGTRSSEVSSDHYPKSSPVIKKLEVIGRNCWSKMLLGSDSLHTISSVTSNTMRLHSTPYSTQNRGTMTATLSAIINGIHFSLNDPGYSPILEKMFVCTPFENFLRTIIIIENNGQRPINFYWKSSQFFAYNDTLMTGTGDEFVFDTEPFQLRSGEIRKVNVLFRPIKVGIVKQRWMLTAKPKIFQAHPYALTLDMHGRCKPPLEYMERIDSMMKVPIRKCRRFSEMHRLTRSLPPDEDTGLCPFTREIEEREAFNRRNVGFHCDRVTDLCVIKDFFEQVKPKTYDIPWDFSVSMLIHLVCCNEQQSQRIALFAELKTLLDNLRGRSLPLSLSDEPTKLAERRRTRFIYVRGVIANNIELWEEKIWALGAQMLKTGQLQGLIYSKRLRDSIYIYTYEQLCNVVEDIVSVIESTEHV